In Flavobacterium hankyongi, the genomic window TTGGTTGACAAAAATGGAAAGGAGTTAGATATGGGTACAAAATTTGATCATTTTGGTCCTGAATCCTCACATTTTTTTTCGAATTTATCCTCTGAAGTAATAAAAAATAGAAAAATGTTAAAAAAAATAATGCTTAAATACGGTTTTGAATCTTTTGATTCAGAGTGGTGGCATTATAATTTAACTGATGCTAAAAAGGATAAACTTTCAAATTTTAATTGGGAGTGTGATTAGTTTTATTGTTCGATACAGTGGAAGTAATCAATAAAGAATAAAGAAGGTTTTGTCTTAGACGCAACTTTTTCTGATACCAGCTCCTTTTGAAGAAAATATTCTTTTTCTTCATTGGCAAATCTAATTTTCATCAACATTATTGGTGAATTTTTTAAATCTTCAAAGTCATTTTTTACAAACAAAAAGTTTGCGTCCAATATTCTGTTATTTTCCTTATCAACAGAATTGTAAATTAAATTATCACATTTATTTTCATTAGCGATTAAAGTATAAATTTTGCCACTATTTAGTTGTAAAAAAATTCTAGACTTTTCATCAATACATTTTGGATTAATAAAATCTTTGTCTTTTTGTATAATTTGAAGCTTTAAAATAGGTGTTCCGTTATCAACAGCCAAAGTAAAAAATACTAATTCTTTTGAGTTACCAAATACTTTCTCATAGACCAGATTAGTTTTTGTTTCTTTATAATTTCCTAAAGAGTCATTAATGTTTACATCATATTCACATTTTTTTTGAGAAAAAGCAACTGATTGAATTAGTAAAGCTATTGTAATAATATAGAAACGCATTTTTTTAAATTTTGTCGCAAATTAAAACAATTTTGCGATTAGTTTTATCTGTCGTAAAAAAAGAATATAGTTCTCCTCCGTCTTTTATTTTCCATTTTTTTCGAAGTTCTTCTACACTTTCTGGAAAATTTCGTGTAGTAATATTGGCTTTTAGATTCATTAAAGACTCCTTCATATTAGCCTTGTTGTATTCAAATGTTTGATTGATCTTAAAGCTCCTTCCAGGGAATTTAATTAACTCTTCTGATGTATATAAATGGGAGTGCTGCTGTAGTTTTGATAAATTATATTTAATGGCTACGTTATTGAACCCTCCAGATTTTAAAATTGCACTATTAGGTTCGTAAAGATATTTTTTTGGTTCAGAAAAGGTTGGTAAATCATCATTGCTAACTAAATCAAAGTCAAAAATTTCGTCCTTATCTTTAGAGATGTTTATTGTTTTTATTTTTTGACCTCCAAGAAAATTCTTTTTAAGTATCCATAAAAGCTCTTTCACTTCATTATTGATGGCTACAACGTGAATTTCTGAAACGTTTTTTAATTCTGACAAACCAGCAGATATATCCAGAAGAGGAGCAGTTTTAATCAAGATGTTATCAGAAAAAGTAAAATATAAATCCAAATTTTCTGGGACGTTTGGTAAACAATCTTTAAGCATGAAAACTTTCCCTTTTGCCTCGTTTCTTCTTGAAGGGTCTATATAAATCCAATCAAATTTTGAATTTAAATTTTTAAGAATATCTAAACTATCACCCTTGTAAAATTCAATATTTTCAACAGAAAGAGATAAAAAATTGTTTTTTACAATTTCATGTAATTCTTGATTTAATTCACAATGAACTACTTTAAAAAAAACTTTAGAAAAATAATAATCATCTATTCCAAAACCACCTGTTAAATCAATTATTGAATCACCTGAAATTAATTTTGCTTTATAATTTGCAGTTATTTCAGAAGAGGTTTGTTCAATAGATATTTTACTCGGATAAATAATATTATTAGTATTAAACCATGTTGGGAGTTTTGTTTTGGCTTTTGCTTTAGATGCAATTTGAGTTAGAATTTCTGTCCATGAAATTTCTGGAAACGGGTTCTTTAATAAAGCAATTTTAGAAAAATTAGCTTCTAATGATTCGTTTATAAATTTTTGGACTTCAGACTTGAGTAAATCTTTATTCAAAGTTATAAATCTTTGGTTAATGATTGTATGATTCGGTTTTCAGGTAGGAATTCTTTTCCTACAACTTTTAAAATTGTATATACTGGAACAGCTATTATCATTCCTAATATTCCAAACAAAAAGCCAAAAATAAGTATTATTAAAAATATTTCAAGTGGATGTGATTTTGTACTATTTGAAAAAATATAAGGTTGACTTATGTTGTTGTCAATAAATTGAACTGCGAAAAATCCAATCATAACATAAATAGTTGTCATTAACATTTCATGAGTAAATGTTCCTGTGAAATTTCCTAGTAGTGTCAGAATTACAGCTAAAACAGTTCCAATTAGTGGTCCCACATAAGGAATTATATTTAAAAAAGCGCATAAAAAAGCAATGATAAATGCATTTTCTACACCAAAAACAAGTAAAACAATCAAGTATAAAATAAAGATTATAAATAGTTGCAGTAAAATTCCTAAAAAATATCTTGAAAGAAGAACGTTGATTTGAGATACTGAATTTAATATTTTTTCTTCATGCTCATCTGGAAGTATATATTTAAATATTTTCAAGAATATAACTCGTTCTTTCAAAAAGAAAAAAGTAATAAAAAAAACAGAGGCTAATCCCATTCCTATATTACTAATGGTATTGAGAGTGTTGTTTAAAAAATCTGAAAGAAAATTAAAATTTAATTTGGAAATTAAATTGTATTCCTTCATTAATTTACTTCCGTTTACTCCTCTGTTATCTAAAAA contains:
- a CDS encoding class I SAM-dependent methyltransferase; translated protein: MNKDLLKSEVQKFINESLEANFSKIALLKNPFPEISWTEILTQIASKAKAKTKLPTWFNTNNIIYPSKISIEQTSSEITANYKAKLISGDSIIDLTGGFGIDDYYFSKVFFKVVHCELNQELHEIVKNNFLSLSVENIEFYKGDSLDILKNLNSKFDWIYIDPSRRNEAKGKVFMLKDCLPNVPENLDLYFTFSDNILIKTAPLLDISAGLSELKNVSEIHVVAINNEVKELLWILKKNFLGGQKIKTINISKDKDEIFDFDLVSNDDLPTFSEPKKYLYEPNSAILKSGGFNNVAIKYNLSKLQQHSHLYTSEELIKFPGRSFKINQTFEYNKANMKESLMNLKANITTRNFPESVEELRKKWKIKDGGELYSFFTTDKTNRKIVLICDKI
- a CDS encoding AI-2E family transporter, whose protein sequence is MNSKAIANGIVRAVLILALISVIIYFLYKIQLVIAYILVSIILSMIGTPIVDFLRKKLKFKLTTAVVFTLLFYGLIIFGFIMMFIPLITTQGQKLSLLDSNALQSQINELTIQIKSFLDNRGVNGSKLMKEYNLISKLNFNFLSDFLNNTLNTISNIGMGLASVFFITFFFLKERVIFLKIFKYILPDEHEEKILNSVSQINVLLSRYFLGILLQLFIIFILYLIVLLVFGVENAFIIAFLCAFLNIIPYVGPLIGTVLAVILTLLGNFTGTFTHEMLMTTIYVMIGFFAVQFIDNNISQPYIFSNSTKSHPLEIFLIILIFGFLFGILGMIIAVPVYTILKVVGKEFLPENRIIQSLTKDL